The Actinosynnema mirum DSM 43827 genomic interval CGAACACCCCGCCCGGCCGCAGCAGCATCGCCCAGCCGTAGCTGCGCACCACCACGCTCACCAGGATCGGCGAGAACACCACGAACAGCACCGCCGCCGCCTGCCACGGGCGGCGCATCGTGTGCACGCACCAGGCCAGCGGGTAGGCGATCAGCACGGTCAGCAGCGACACGGTCAGGCCCAGCCGCATCGTCACCCCGACCACCGACCACAGGTAGCCGTCCGACAGCGCGACCTGCCACGTGCCCAGGTCGAACGGGGCGAACAGGGTGCTGGTCTGCTCGGTGCGGGTGCTGTAGGACACCAGGAGCGCGACGATCGAGCAGAACGCCAGCACCAGGAACGCGGTGCCGGGCGCGAGCAGGAGCGCGGCCAGCCGCCGCCGGGGCGCGCTCACCCGGCCGCGCCCTGCTCGTCGCGCAGCCGCAGCACGTCGCCCGCCGCGAAGCCCACGCCGACCAGCTCGCCGGGCCGCGCCGAGCTCTCGCCCGGCGGCAGCTCGACCAGCAGCTCCCGGCCGGTGCCCGTGACGACGGTGACCCGCAGGCTGCGCCCGGTGAACCCGGTGGTGCTCACGTGCCCGGTGCCGCGCGCGTCCGGCGAGTCGGGCTCGACCAGCCGCAGCGACTCGGGCCGCACCGCCAGCGCGTCGAACCCGGTCGCGTCCACGCCCGCGAACCGCAGCCCGTCCACCTCGGGGGCGGTCGAGCCGTCGGTGTCGAACACGTTGTTCTCGCCGATGAACCCGGCCACGAACCGGCTGCGCGGCGCCGCGTACAGCTCGCGGGCGCCGCCGCTCTGCTCCACCACGCCCCGGTTCATGACCGCGATCTCGTCGGCGATCTCCATCGCCTCGGCCTGGTTGTGCGTCACGCACACGAACGTCGTGCCGGTCTCCTGCTGCCACCGGCGCAGCTCGCGCCGCATCCGCAGCTGCAGCGCCAGGTCCAGCGCGCTCAGCGGCTCGTCGAGCAGCAGCACGTCCGGCTTGAGCACGAGCGAGCGGGCGATCGCGACCCGCTGCCGCTGCCCGCCGGAGAGCGTGGCGGGGGAGCGGCCCGCGAACTCGGCCATCGCCACCAGGTCCAGGATGTCGCCCACCCGCCTGCGGACCTCGGCCTTGTCCCGCAACCGGTCCGGGCCCGAGCGCAGCCCGAACGCGACGTTCTCGGCCACGCTCAGGTGCGGGAACAGCGCGCCGCTCTGGAACACCAGGTTGGTGGGCCTGCGGTGCGCGGGCGCGCGGGTGTGGTCGACGCCGCCGATGACGACCCGGCCGCCGTCCGGGACGTCGAGCCCGGCGACGATCCGCAGCAGCGTCGTCTTGCCGCAGCCGGACGGGCCGAGCAGGCAGTGGAAGGTGCCCGCCGGGATCGTCAGCGACACCCGGTCCAGCACGGTCGTGCCGTCGAAGCGGCGGGTGACGTCGGTGATCTCGACGGAGCTGGCGGTCGTGGACTGCGGGGTTGCTGCCATGGGGACGCCCGTCATGTCAGATGTTGGCCTTGACGTCGTTGTTCCACGCGGTCGTGGCGTCCTTGAGACTGGCGACCAGCGCGTTCCAGTCCAGCTTGATCGCGCCCTCCACGGTGGACAGCTGGAAGCTCGCGCGGTCGGCGTACTCCGGGGCCAGGGTCGCGCCGTCCACCAGCGGGATCGTGCCGGTGGCGGCGCAGTACGCGCTGACCTGCGCCGGGTCGAACAGGTCGTTCATCAGCCTCGCGGCGGCCTGCACCTGCGCGTCGGTCGAGCCCTTGACGATCTGGAAGCCCTCGGGGAACGCCATCACGCCCTCCTCGGGCACCGCGAACCCGATGGGGTCGCCCGCCTTGATCCACGGCTCGGCCACGCCCTGGAAGCCGGGGGCGATCACGACCTCGCCCGAGTTGAGCTGCTGGCGCAGCGCGTCCAGCGAGGAGATGAAGCCGCGGAACTGGCCGTCGCGCGCGGCCCGGCCGAACACGTCGATGCCGGGCTGGAAGTTCGTCTCGCTGCCGCCGTTGAGCTTGGAGATCACCGGGAGCGCGTTGACGCTGAACGACGGCGCGTCCCAGGTGGTCACCTTGCCCCGGTGGGCGCTGTTGAACAGCTCCATCCAGCTCTTGGGCGGGCCGTCCGGGAAGGCGTTCTTGTTGTAGACCAGGCCCATCGCGTCCATGACCAGGTACGCGCCCCTGCGATCGGCGATCTTGTAGGCGCTGTTGACCTTGTCGGCGTTGGTGACCGAGTCCGGCACGGGCAGCCACAGGTCACCGGCGCCGCCCTGGGCGAAGCTCTGCGGGTTGAAGAAGCCGAGGTTCAGCAGCGGGCTGTTCGGGTTGATCTGCACCGACGACACCAGCTTGGGGAAGGTGTCGGCGTTGGTGCCCTCGATGTAGCTCAGGTCGACGCCGCTGGCCTTGGCGAACGCCTCGCCGACCTGCTTGGGCACCGTGCCCTGCGCACCGGCCCAGTGGAACATCGTCAGCTTCGTCGCCCCCGACGGCGAGGACGAGGACGAGCCGCCCGGCGTGCCGCAGGCGGCCAGGCCCGCCGCGAGGCCCGCGAAGGCCGTCGCGCGGAGGAAGCTCCGCCGGGACGGGGAGAAGTTGTTCATGCCGGACCTCCTCGGGACACCCAGCCGTGCGCGACGGACGGCGGGGGACGGCGAGCCGCCCGAGGGGAACTTCGCATACGAATTCGTATGCGAACAAGGGTGAACGAGGTTCATCCCAAAGGGTGAGAGAGGTGGCGGCTGAACGTCGTCTCGACTAAATCGCAAGCCGATAAGCTGCGGAAACGCTGTCGTCACCTCGGCGCGCGTGCGCAGGGTGATGTCACGCACGGGTGAACCGCAGGAGTCGCGCGACGCCGCGCCCTGTGATCGGGGGCACAGTCCGAGTAGCATCGGTGGTGGCAGCTACCCTGCCGTTCGTGGCACGCGCGCTCGTGATCGGCAACAGCGACGGCATCGGCCTGGCGCTGAGCAGGAGGCTGCTCGCGGACGGCTGGCAGGTGGTCGGCCTGTCCCGCCGCGCCGCTCCCGTCGAGCACCCCGCCTACGCGCACCACACCCGCGACGTCACCGGTCCCGGCTACCCGGACCTGCTCGCCGGGATCGGCCACGTGGACCTGTGCGTGTACGCGGCGGGCATCGGTGACCTCCTGGAGCTGCCCGACCTGGCCCCGCAGACCAGGGCCCTGGAGGTCAACCTCCTCGGCCTGGCCCGCACCGCCGAGGTCGTGCTGCCGGGGATGCTCGCGGCGGGCGCCGGTCACCTGATCGGCCTGTCCAGCCTCGCCGACGCGCTGATCTCCCCGCAGGCGCCCGGTTACGCCGCGTCCAAGGCGGGCATGACCTCGTACCTGCGCGGCCTGGCCGGGGCCGCGCGCGGCACCGGGGTGGCGGTCACCTGCGTCCGGTTCGGCTTCGTCGACACCAAGATGGCGAAGTCCCCCGCGAAACCGGCGCTCCTCACCGTGGACGAGGCCGTGGACGTCCTGCTCCGCTGCCTGCGCGACCGCCCCGCCGTGCTCTCCCGCCCGCGCAGGATGGCGGTGGCGGCCACCGCGCTGCGCCTGCTCACCGCCCTCCGCCGCTGATCCGGACCACCAGCTTCGGCCACTGGTCCGGACCGCCGTCCTCTGCCGCCGGTCCTGATCACCGCTTCGGCCCGTGAGGGACGCGCGCCGTCCCCAGGTCCGGTCAGCGCTTCCCGGCGCCCTCACTACCACCTGCGGCCTCGGCCAGGGTTCTGGCCAGCTCCACCGGTCGCGTCCGCATCGGCCAGTGCCCGGAGTCGACGTCCACGAACTCCACCCGCCGTGCCCGAGCCAGCTCCGGCACGTCCCCGTCCGCGATCCACTTCCGCGCGTCGTCCACCCCGAACTCCGGGCACACCACCACGACCGGCACGTCGAACCGCCGCTCGTCGCGCAACCGCACCACCCCCAGCGCCACCCCCTCGGGCACCGGGATCGCCCCCTCCTCGATCTCCCGCCGGGCCTCGGCGTCCAGGTCCGCGCTGTCCGGCCCCTCGAACACGTCCCAGCCGGGGAACGGCACCGCCCCGTCCCGCACCTCGAACCCGCTGGTGTAGGTCCCGCCGTCGGCCACGGGGAACCCGCCGACGAGCACCGCCCCGGCGACCGCGCCCGGTCGCGCGTCCGCCGCCAGCCAGGCCAGGCTGCTCGCCGCCGAGTGCCCCACCACCAGCGGTCGCTCCGCCGCGTCCACGGCCGCCACCACCGCGGCCACCTGGTCGTCCAGCGTGGCCGTCCCGTCCCCGACCCCCTGTCCCGGCAGCACCAGCGGCACCGGCCGGTGCCCCAGCGCCCGCAGCTCGGCCGCGACCTCGTCCCAGGCGGACCCGTGCAACCACAGTCCGGCGATCAGCAGCACATCCATCGGCGTTCCCCTCACAGCGGTGGACCTTCGGCACTACGGCCCGAACCGTAAGGGCGATTCCGGACGATCCGCTTCCTGTTCACCGAAGGGGTTGATCTAGCCTCGCCGGATGCCGAGCGACACCAGCCCCACCGCTCGCGCGCTGCTCGCCCTGGAGCTGCTCCAGCTCCGCCGCACGACCACCGCCCGGCAGCTCGCCGACCGGCTCGGCGTCACCGAGCGGGCCGCCCGCCGCTACGTCGGCGTCCTGCGCGAGGCGGGCGTGCCGGTCGAGTCCGAGCGCGGCCCGCACGGCGGCTACCGCATCCGGCGCGGCGCGCGCCTGCCCCCGGTCGCGTTCACCCAGGACGAGGCGCTGGGCCTGGTCATGGCCGTCCTGGACGGCCACCCGACCGCCACCAGCGCGGGCGACCCGGTCGGCGCGGCGCTGGACCGCGTCATCCGGGCCCTGCCCGAGCAGGTCGCGAGACAGGCGGCAGCACTGCGCACGCACGCCTCCGCCGCGCCCGACCGCTGGCGCGCCACCGTCGACCCGGCCACCACCAGCGCCCTCGTCACCGCCATCGCCGAGGGCAACCGGGTGGTCATCGCCTACGAGAGCGCGGGAGGCCGCCGCTGGGAGACCGAGGTGGACCCGTGGGCGGTCGTCGTCAGGCACGGCCGCTGGTACCTGCTGTGCCACTCGCACCACGCCGACGCGATCCGCACCTACCGCGTGGACCGCGTCCGCGCGATCACCCCGACCCGAACCCCGTCCCGACCACCGGCGAACCTGGACCCGGTGGCCGTGCTGGAGGAGAACCTGGGCACGGGCTGGGAGTTCCCGACCAGGGTCCACTTCGACGCCCCGCTGCCCGAGGTCGCCGAGTGGGTGCGCCCGTCCATGGGCAGGCTGGAGGCGCGGGGGAGCGGCTGCGTGCTCGTCGGCAGCACCAGCAACCCGGCGATGTACGCGCAGGAGCACCTCGCGCCCCTGCCCTTCGACTTCCGGGTCGAGGGCGGCGACGAACTGCGGGCCGCCGTCGCCACCGTCGCGACCCGCTTCACGGCGGCCCTGGAACCGGACGGCACCTCGCAGGCGCCCCGGTAGCGCGCCCGGCGCCCCGCGCGACGCCCCGCGGGCGCCCCGGTAGCGCGCCCCGTGCGATGCCCCGAGCCCGACTGGACCCGCAAGCCCGAACCTCGCGGGTCTCGCCCGAGGTCCCAGCCCGCAGCCCTGCCCGTCCCCGTCCGCCTCCGCGCCGTCCCGGCCCGCAGCCCCGCTCGCCGCCGCCGCCCCAGCGCACGGCCCTCGTCCGCGGCCCTGTCCCGGCACACCCTCGCCGCTGCCCCCCTGCCATCCGCCCCCGTCCGCAATCCAGCCCGCCGCTTGAAGCCCGGCAGCCGAGGATCAGGCGCTCGTCGTGGAGCCCGCGCCACCCGCGGTGTCCACACCGGTGCCGCCGCCCGCCGAAGCCCCGGCGCCCACCGCGGACCCGCCGCCCACCGCACCCCTGGGCTCACCCCCGGACCCGCTCCCGGCCACCTCGGCCCCACCGTCCCCCGCATCCCCGTCGCCACCCGCGTGCACCGGATCGTCCAGCGTCCGGAACACCGGCAACCCCAGCGCCACCAGCGCCGTCACCACCAGCACCCCGGCCACCAGCGCCCCCGCCACCTCCAACCCCGCCCCGGCGGCCACCGCCGCGATCGGCGCGGTGGTCAGCGCGGGCGCGGCCAGCAGCAGCGAGTTCTGCGCCCCGATCACCCGCCCCCGCAGCTCGTCCGGAGTCACCTCGATCGCCAGCACCCCCAGCACCGCCCCGATCGGCCCGTTCGCGGCCCCCAGCAGCGCCGCGCCGCCGAGCACCGCCCACGGCGAGATCATCGCGCCGATCAGCCCGATCCCGAGCGCCGTGCCGACCATCCCGACCACGAACCACACCCGCCGCCTCACCCGTCCCGCCGCCGCCGCGTACACCACCGACCCGACGATCCCGCCCGCCGCGAGCGCGCTCAGCGTCAACCCGGTCAGCCCCGGCAGCTCCTCGCGGGTGAAGTACGCGGGCATGACCGTGGTCTGCAGCGCGGTCAGCACCGCGACGAACACCGCGGACACGGCGGTGCTGCCCAGCAGCACCCGGCTGCGGGCCATGAACCGCCAGGACACCACCAGGTCCGCCCCGGCGCGGCGCAGCAACGACCCCTCGCTCGGCGTCACCTCGCCCGCCCGCCGGTCCAGGGCGAGCGTCAGCAGCGCGGCGAGCGCGCTCGTGCCCGCCGTGATCCACAGCAGCGCGGACGACGCCCCGAGCAGCCACACCAGCAGCCCGCCGATGCCGGGGCCTGCGAGCACCAGCACCCCGGCCAGCGCCTCGCGGGTGGCGACGAGCCGGTCGAGCGCGGTCTTGGGCTGGTCGCGGACCAGGTTGGGCAGCAGCACCTCGTGCGCGGTCATGCCGGGCGCGTCGACCAGCGCGCCGAGCACGCCGAGCACCAGGAACCAGCCCAGGTCGAGACCCCACAGGGCGTCGACCACGGGCAGCGCGGCGACCGAGAGCGCGGACAGCATATTGGCGACCACCGACACCGTGCGCCGGTTGAACCGGTCGACCAGCACCCCGGCGAGCACCCCGACCACCGCCGAGGCCGCCGCCGAGGTCGTGGCCAGCAGCCCGGCGGCCAGCACATCACCCGTCCGGGCGAGCACCAGCAGCGGCAGCACGACCCCGCCGATGGTGTTGCCCAGCAACCCCAGCCCGTACGAACCCAGGTACACCACGACGTCGCGTCGCACGGTCCCCACCACCCCTCGTTTGCCTACCGATTCGGTAGGCAATCTACCAAGATGGTAGGTCGCCTACCGATGTGGTAGGTCACAAACCGAACCGGTAGGCGGCGGTGTTAGCCTGTTCGGATGCCGAGGCCGACCAAGCACGAGCTCGACGCGGAGATCATCGACTCGGCGGCGAGGCTCTTCGCCCGGCACGGCTTCGAGCACACCTCGCTCCAGCAGCTCGCCGACGCGGTCGGCTACACGAAGGCCGGGCTCCTGCACCACTACCCGAGCAAGCTGGCCCTCTACCGGGCGGTGCTGGAGCGCGGGAACACCGAGACGCGCGCCCTGCTGGGGCGGATCGACCACCTGCCGCCGGGGGAGGAGCGCGACCGCGCCGCCATCGTCGGCTCGGTCCAGTTCACGATCGACTGGCCCGGCCTGTCGATGCTGTCGATCAGCGCGGGCATGGACAGCGGCCCGGTGGACCAGGAGGAGTTCATCGAGATGGGCCGGGCCATGCTGGCGATCTTCTGCGTGGACCCGGAGGACTACGACGTGACCCGGTTCATCCGGCTCGGCGTGGCGACCGCGGGCCTGATGTCGATCACCCTGGCCTCGGTGCAGCTCGGCACCCAGGAGCAGTGGCGCGACCGGATCGTCGCCACGGCCATGGCGGCGCTGGGGCACGGCGAGGGCTGAGCCCCCGCAGCCGCCCGCCGCGTCACCCCCGCGGCAGCCACCCCGCCACGAGCTCCCGGTCCGCGACCGCGTCCAGCACCCGCTCCCGCTCCGGCCCGGTCAGCTCCAGCCCGCCGAGCAGCCGCCCCCACTCCGGCACCCGCTCCAGCGTGCCCGCGCCCTCCGCGAGGTCGATCAGCATCCCCAGCGCCACCGCCCGCTCCACGGCGGGCGCCCCGTCGCCGTGCCGCTTCAGCCCCGAGTTCACCGCCCGGAACGCGGCCTTCGCGTCCTGCTTGAACTCGCTCAGCACCCGCGCGTTGTCGAGCACCTTCGCCAGCCCCGCCAACGAGGACGACCCGCCGTACTCCACCTCGGGCTCGTCGCGCTGGATGAAGACCAGCGAGTTCCCCGACGGGTCCACGACGGTGAACCGCGACGCGCCCCGCCGGTGCCGCGTGATCCTCGGCACCCCCGTCGACGGCGCCTTCCCCCGTGCCGCGCGCATCGCCGCCGTGAACGCCGCGTGGTACGGGGCCACCGCGTCCACCATCACCAGGCAGCCGCCGGCGTTCTCCTCCGCCGGGTCCACGTTCTCCGGCGCTTTCGCGTAGTGCAGCGCTATCCCGCTCCAGGTGAGAACCAGGTACAGGTAGGGCCGCGTCTGCTCGTAGGCGGTCTCGAACCCCAGCGCGCGCCAGAACGCCAGGGTCTCCTCGGCCGACGTGCACGGCAGCAGCGGGACGGTCGTCTCGTTCGGTCGGACGCTCTCCTCGGGCACGGCAGTGCTCCTCACCGGATCTCGCGAAGGGGGACGGAAGCGGAGTCTGGCAAGGGAAAGCCCTCGCACGCACATGGGAATCGATTCAGCTCCCAGGCTCGTGAGGCGCCCTCACGTGACAGGGCGCGGTAGACCCCCGAACCGGCCGGCGCACGCGCGCCGGCCCGTCACCGTCCACAAGCGACTCGACGCCCGCACCCGCCCGCGCGGCGCAACCCTGGGGCTTCGGTTTGCCGAAGTGCGCCCTGGGGTAGTGCGTGATCTCGGTCGGGGTGGTGGCGGCCAGGGGCAGGGGTGTGAGATTTTGATCTTGTGGTGGTCGTCCTGGCCGTCACAGGCGTGGCGCGGGTCGGTGGACGGTCCCGCGCGGCGGACTTCGGACGGCGTGGTCGGGGGAGTGGAGATGGCGAACATCAAGGGGCTGGGCCTGCTCCTGGGCATGGCTTTCCTGGCCCTGCTGGTCGTTCCCGTGCTGCCGTCCGCCATCGACGACCCCGTCACCACCATCGGACTCGCCGCCGCGCTGGCCGTCCTGCTGTGCGGCCTGTGGTACCTGGTGGTCCGCGCGCAGCTGTGGCTGGCCGACTTCCTGGACAGCAGGCGCCGGACCCCGCGCAAGCGCGCGCCGCGCGAGGTCGACGACATGACCGCCGCCGCCCAGCGCGGCGCGGCCCCGCGCCGCCGTGCGAAGACCCGCGCGAAGACCGCCGCGAAGCCCAAGCCCGCCGGCAGGTCCAGGACGGCCGCGAAGTCCACCACCAAGCGCAAGCCGTCCCCGCCGAAGCGGTCGACCAGGGCCCGCTAGGAAGCGGGCAGTTTCGGGAACACGAGCCTCGGCTCGCCGTCGGGCACGATCTCCAGCAGCGGCACCACCTTCCCGGTCGCGCTCCCGTCCTCGCCGTAGGACAGCGGACCGCTGACGCCGGGGAAGCCCCCGTCGTTCCGGAGGGCGTCGAACATCCCGCCGACCACCGACGCGCTCACCGCCTTCTGCTTCTGCGCCCTGCTGGCAGCCTGCATCACGGTCCACACCGCGTCGTGGGACAGCACGGTCCCGTCGTCGCCCAGCGCCGCGCGGTCCAGCTCGGGCACGCCCCCCACGCCACCGATGAACTGCTCTACCAGGTACTGGTTGTTCAAGTCCGCCGCGATCTCCCGCAGCTCGCCCGGACCGGTCACCGCCAGGCTCGTGGCGAAGATCTGGACCTTGCTGTTCCTCAGCGCGGACTGGAACCGCGCCTCGCCCAGCTGGCTCTCGGTCAGGCTGTCGTCGCCGGTCAGCACGAGCGGTTCCTTGCGGGGGCAGCTCCTGGTCGCCAGCCGCTCCACCAGCAGCGCCAGATCCCTTCCCCGGCCGGCGAAGTACACCACGTCGACTTCCTGCGAGCAGATCGCACCCAGGCTCGACTCCAGCACCGCGATGGTCGTCCCGATGTCCGCGCTGGAGTTGTAGCGCAGCACCGGCTCGCCGACCTTCCCGCCGAGCTCCTCGATCCCCCTCCGGAAGCCGTCCGCGAGGCTCTCCGGGTACTTGTCCCCCTCGTTCTTGTCGACCAGCAGCACCGCGGT includes:
- a CDS encoding amino acid ABC transporter substrate-binding protein, with product MAIPDSRLWWHKPELVGAAVVGALLLAVGVVVGVRAMPVDCGGRDELVLVDGQCVGVADADSDFDFGRPEYADVVRTIREQNAAVADGPNVVSVVVLLAMTPRDESFELAEQVRHDALGAARAQLVHNWSGSTPKLKLLLANAGDRFEHWAEVVGRIDARQAAPDRVVAVTGLGQSLETVYRAARALSEKKIPMVSSTLTSDDFNDVKGLLRPAPSNRAQGRAAAEWAFDRIGKSAPTAVLLVDKNEGDKYPESLADGFRRGIEELGGKVGEPVLRYNSSADIGTTIAVLESSLGAICSQEVDVVYFAGRGRDLALLVERLATRSCPRKEPLVLTGDDSLTESQLGEARFQSALRNSKVQIFATSLAVTGPGELREIAADLNNQYLVEQFIGGVGGVPELDRAALGDDGTVLSHDAVWTVMQAASRAQKQKAVSASVVGGMFDALRNDGGFPGVSGPLSYGEDGSATGKVVPLLEIVPDGEPRLVFPKLPAS
- a CDS encoding TetR/AcrR family transcriptional regulator produces the protein MPRPTKHELDAEIIDSAARLFARHGFEHTSLQQLADAVGYTKAGLLHHYPSKLALYRAVLERGNTETRALLGRIDHLPPGEERDRAAIVGSVQFTIDWPGLSMLSISAGMDSGPVDQEEFIEMGRAMLAIFCVDPEDYDVTRFIRLGVATAGLMSITLASVQLGTQEQWRDRIVATAMAALGHGEG
- a CDS encoding alpha/beta fold hydrolase; the protein is MDVLLIAGLWLHGSAWDEVAAELRALGHRPVPLVLPGQGVGDGTATLDDQVAAVVAAVDAAERPLVVGHSAASSLAWLAADARPGAVAGAVLVGGFPVADGGTYTSGFEVRDGAVPFPGWDVFEGPDSADLDAEARREIEEGAIPVPEGVALGVVRLRDERRFDVPVVVVCPEFGVDDARKWIADGDVPELARARRVEFVDVDSGHWPMRTRPVELARTLAEAAGGSEGAGKR
- a CDS encoding ABC transporter ATP-binding protein, encoding MTGVPMAATPQSTTASSVEITDVTRRFDGTTVLDRVSLTIPAGTFHCLLGPSGCGKTTLLRIVAGLDVPDGGRVVIGGVDHTRAPAHRRPTNLVFQSGALFPHLSVAENVAFGLRSGPDRLRDKAEVRRRVGDILDLVAMAEFAGRSPATLSGGQRQRVAIARSLVLKPDVLLLDEPLSALDLALQLRMRRELRRWQQETGTTFVCVTHNQAEAMEIADEIAVMNRGVVEQSGGARELYAAPRSRFVAGFIGENNVFDTDGSTAPEVDGLRFAGVDATGFDALAVRPESLRLVEPDSPDARGTGHVSTTGFTGRSLRVTVVTGTGRELLVELPPGESSARPGELVGVGFAAGDVLRLRDEQGAAG
- a CDS encoding MFS transporter, translating into MRRDVVVYLGSYGLGLLGNTIGGVVLPLLVLARTGDVLAAGLLATTSAAASAVVGVLAGVLVDRFNRRTVSVVANMLSALSVAALPVVDALWGLDLGWFLVLGVLGALVDAPGMTAHEVLLPNLVRDQPKTALDRLVATREALAGVLVLAGPGIGGLLVWLLGASSALLWITAGTSALAALLTLALDRRAGEVTPSEGSLLRRAGADLVVSWRFMARSRVLLGSTAVSAVFVAVLTALQTTVMPAYFTREELPGLTGLTLSALAAGGIVGSVVYAAAAGRVRRRVWFVVGMVGTALGIGLIGAMISPWAVLGGAALLGAANGPIGAVLGVLAIEVTPDELRGRVIGAQNSLLLAAPALTTAPIAAVAAGAGLEVAGALVAGVLVVTALVALGLPVFRTLDDPVHAGGDGDAGDGGAEVAGSGSGGEPRGAVGGGSAVGAGASAGGGTGVDTAGGAGSTTSA
- a CDS encoding glyoxalase; translated protein: MPEESVRPNETTVPLLPCTSAEETLAFWRALGFETAYEQTRPYLYLVLTWSGIALHYAKAPENVDPAEENAGGCLVMVDAVAPYHAAFTAAMRAARGKAPSTGVPRITRHRRGASRFTVVDPSGNSLVFIQRDEPEVEYGGSSSLAGLAKVLDNARVLSEFKQDAKAAFRAVNSGLKRHGDGAPAVERAVALGMLIDLAEGAGTLERVPEWGRLLGGLELTGPERERVLDAVADRELVAGWLPRG
- a CDS encoding SDR family NAD(P)-dependent oxidoreductase, with translation MARALVIGNSDGIGLALSRRLLADGWQVVGLSRRAAPVEHPAYAHHTRDVTGPGYPDLLAGIGHVDLCVYAAGIGDLLELPDLAPQTRALEVNLLGLARTAEVVLPGMLAAGAGHLIGLSSLADALISPQAPGYAASKAGMTSYLRGLAGAARGTGVAVTCVRFGFVDTKMAKSPAKPALLTVDEAVDVLLRCLRDRPAVLSRPRRMAVAATALRLLTALRR
- a CDS encoding ABC transporter substrate-binding protein, whose amino-acid sequence is MNNFSPSRRSFLRATAFAGLAAGLAACGTPGGSSSSSPSGATKLTMFHWAGAQGTVPKQVGEAFAKASGVDLSYIEGTNADTFPKLVSSVQINPNSPLLNLGFFNPQSFAQGGAGDLWLPVPDSVTNADKVNSAYKIADRRGAYLVMDAMGLVYNKNAFPDGPPKSWMELFNSAHRGKVTTWDAPSFSVNALPVISKLNGGSETNFQPGIDVFGRAARDGQFRGFISSLDALRQQLNSGEVVIAPGFQGVAEPWIKAGDPIGFAVPEEGVMAFPEGFQIVKGSTDAQVQAAARLMNDLFDPAQVSAYCAATGTIPLVDGATLAPEYADRASFQLSTVEGAIKLDWNALVASLKDATTAWNNDVKANI
- a CDS encoding helix-turn-helix transcriptional regulator, yielding MPSDTSPTARALLALELLQLRRTTTARQLADRLGVTERAARRYVGVLREAGVPVESERGPHGGYRIRRGARLPPVAFTQDEALGLVMAVLDGHPTATSAGDPVGAALDRVIRALPEQVARQAAALRTHASAAPDRWRATVDPATTSALVTAIAEGNRVVIAYESAGGRRWETEVDPWAVVVRHGRWYLLCHSHHADAIRTYRVDRVRAITPTRTPSRPPANLDPVAVLEENLGTGWEFPTRVHFDAPLPEVAEWVRPSMGRLEARGSGCVLVGSTSNPAMYAQEHLAPLPFDFRVEGGDELRAAVATVATRFTAALEPDGTSQAPR